One window of Rissa tridactyla isolate bRisTri1 chromosome 12, bRisTri1.patW.cur.20221130, whole genome shotgun sequence genomic DNA carries:
- the ZGPAT gene encoding zinc finger CCCH-type with G patch domain-containing protein has product MDEESLEAAIQTYNAQLQQVELALGAGLDPSQQSDLIQLQEDLKQLIELTKSSLVSVKKSKLLATLDTNAASSSSPVSLLEQDTNPDSSAQDEEYAAFKEAIAELGTEEEPSANKIASKADEETADKNDSKYSEEEEESDREEEELSGMKVKAPYYSSWGTLEYHNAMIVGTEDLEDGSAGVRVLYLYPTHKSLKPCPFFLDDKCRFKENCRFSHGQVVSVEELQPFQEPNLSALEVGSACLAKHSDGIWYTAKITDIDSGYYTVRFDSLLLKEAVVEGDSVIPPLRSEDGAESAESDEDSVDDSGYAKVIDSGVPENGEWAPACSSSFGGWEAHTRGIGSKLLVQMGYEFGKGLGKNSEGRVEPVQAVVLPKGKSLDQCAEVLQKKKQGKLDPSKSRKCRAKGNSSGRFPAGGRKPPRNVFDFLNEKLRGKSTGEKAGGMAMPERNSKEIYHASKSTKKALSVRLFQTMEKIEQTQKDIVGIQQALARNIGRHSVATAQLEEKLANAHKQLGQLQAQEASLQREQKKADTHKKMTEF; this is encoded by the exons ATGGATGAAGAGAGTCTGGAAGCAGCCATTCAGACCTACAATGCCCAGCTGCAGCAAGTGGAGCTGGCTTTAGGGGCAGGCCTGGACCCATCGCAGCAGTCGGACTTGATTCAGTTGCAGGAGGATTTAAAGCAGCTGATAGAACTGACCAAATCCAGCCTGGTGTCTGTTAAAAAGAGCAAACTTCTGGCTACTTTAGATACaaatgctgcttcctcctcctccccagtcaGTCTCCTGGAACAGGACACCAACCCGGACAGCTCTGCCCAAGATGAGGAGTACGCTGCTTTTAAGGAAGCCATTGCTGAGCTTGGAACCGAGGAGGAGCCTTCAGCTAATAAGATagcatcaaaggcagatgaagaaaCTGCTGACAAAAATGACTCAAAGTacagtgaagaggaggaggagtctgacagagaggaggaggaattgaGTGGGATGAAGGTTAAAGCCCCCTACTACAGTTCTTGGGGGACCCTGGAGTACCACAATGCCATGATTGTGGGGACAGAGGACTTAGAAGACGGCAGCGCAGGAGTTAGAGTGCTGTATCTCTATCCAACTCACAAGTCTCTGAAGCCATGCCCGTTCTTCTTGGATGACAAatgcagatttaaagaaaactgtcg GTTTTCGCATGGGCAGGTGGTCTCTGTGGAAGAGCTTCAGCCGTTTCAGGAGCCCAATCTGAGCGCGCTGGAGGTGGGCTCAGCCTGCCTGGCGAAACACAGCGATGGGATATGGTACACTGCAAAAATAACTG ACATTGACAGTGGTTACTACACTGTGAGGTTTGATTCCCTGCTACTCAAGGAAGCTGTTGTGGAAGGAGATAGTGTCATTCCCCCGCTGCGAAGTGAAGATGGTGCCGAATCTGCCGAGTCTGATGAAGACAGTGTTGATGATTCTGGTTATGCTAAAG TGATAGATTCAGGAGTTCCAGAGAATGGGGAATGGGCTCCTGCGTGCAGTTCCTCTTTCGGTGGCTGGGAAGCCCATACTCGTGGTATCGGCTCCAAACTGCTTGTTCAGATGGGATACGAGTTTGGAAAAG GGTTAGGGAAGAATTCTGAGGGCCGAGTGGAGCCGGTGCAGGCTGTGGTACTTCCTAAAGGGAAGTCCCTCGACCAGTGTGCTGAGGTgcttcagaagaagaaacaggGGAAGCTGGACCCAAGCAAATCAAGGAAATGCCGAGCAAAGGGAAACAGCTCTGGACGGTTTCCTGCAGGCGGCCGTAAGCCTCCTCGCAATGTGTTCGACTTTTTGAACGAGAAACTGCGAGGGAAGAGCACTGGGGAGAAGGCTGGAGGGATGGCCATGCCAGAGAGGAACAGCAAAGAGATCTACCATGCTAGCAAGAGCACCAAGAAAGCCCTGAGTGTTCGCCTCTTCCAGACTATGGAGAAGATTGAACAAACGCAGAAGGATATCGTAGGAATCCAGCAGGCCCTGGCACGCAACATTGGACG GCACAGCGTTGCTACAGCtcagctggaggagaagctggcTAATGCGCACAAACAGCTGGGGCAGCTGCAGGCCCAGGAAGCCAGTCTGCAGCGGGAGCAGAAGAAAGCAGACACGCATAAGAAGATGACTGAGTTCTAG
- the ARFRP1 gene encoding ADP-ribosylation factor-related protein 1: MYTLLSGLYKYMFQRDEYCILILGLDNAGKTTFLEQTKTRFNKNYKGMSLSKITTTVGLNIGTIDVGKTRLMFWDLGGQEELQSLWDKYYAESHGVIYVIDSTDEERLSESKRAFEKMITSEALEGVPILVLANKQDVETCLSIPDIKTAFSDCINKIGKRDCLTQACSALTGKGVNEGIEWMVKCVVRNIHRPPRKKDIT, translated from the exons ATGTATACTCTGCTGTCTGGACTCTATAAATACATGTTCCAGAGGGATGAGTACTGCATCTTGATCCTTGGTTTGGACAATGCTGGTAAAACC ACCTTCCTTGAACAAACTAAAACTCGATTTAACAAGAACTACAAAGGGATGAGTTTGTCCAAAATCACAACCACTGTAGGCTTAAACA TTGGTACTATTGATGTTGGCAAAACTCGGCTAATGTTCTGGGATCTTGGAGGACAGGAGGAACTACAGTCTCTTTGGGACAAG TATTATGCTGAATCTCATGGAGTGATCTATGTTATTGACTCCACTGATGAAGAGAGGCTCTCAGAATCTAAAAGAGCTTTTG AGAAGATGATTACCAGCGAAGCTCTGGAAGGAGTTCCCATTCTGGTGTTAGCTAACAAGCAGGATGTAGAG ACTTGTCTGTCGATACCGGACATCAAGACGGCATTTAGTGACTGCATTAACAAAATTGGGAAGAGAGACTGCCTGACACAGGCCTGCTCTGCTCTTACTGG CAAAGGAGTGAACGAGGGAATTGAATGGATGGTGAAGTGCGTGGTGAGGAATATTCACCGGCCCCCGAGAAAGAAGGACATCACGTAA
- the TNFRSF6B gene encoding tumor necrosis factor receptor superfamily member 6B, which yields MLPCHVPNLRHPSKWMFAPLLLVLAELGCSAQPTYQWKDAVTKKQLTCQQCPPGTFVAQHCTRDRQTVCAPCPDLHYTQYWNYLEKCRYCNVICEEKQVEVQQCNATHNRVCQCQEGYYSDMEFCIKHSECPLGFGVVKLGTPFEDTQCQACPRGFFSSSNSSTKPCQQHQDCEQQGKVTNVQGNQYHDTLCTTCRLGRSNSTQGPALGDDDCEQAMIDFVAYQNIPIRKLKRLQQILERSPRKQALENRAVIQEKFRAFLIHLKEGHYEVTKELLDALRAAKLHSIEEKVRERFLLD from the exons ATGCTGCCCTGCCACGTGCCGAATTTAAGGCATCCGTCCAAG TGGATGTTTGCCCCTCTCCTCCTTGTCCTGGCTGAGCTTGGCTGCAGCGCCCAACCCACTTACCAATGGAAAGACGCTGTGACAAAGAAGCAGCTCACCTGCCAGCAGTGCCCGCCGGGGACCTTCGTGGcacagcactgcaccagggaCAGACAGACGGTGTGCGCACCCTGCCCGGATTTGCACTACACGCAGTACTGGAACTACCTGGAGAAGTGCCGGTACTGTAACGTCATCTGCGAGGAGAAGCAGGTGGAGGTGCAGCAGTGCAATGCCACCCACAACCGTGTCTGTCAGTGCCAGGAGGGCTACTACTCGGACATGGAGTTCTGCATCAAGCACTCCGAGTGTCCGCTGGGCTTCGGCGTAGTGAAACTGG GTACCCCCTTTGAGGACACCCAGTGCCAAGCATGCCCCCGTggcttcttctcttcctccaacTCCAGCACCAAGCCgtgccagcagcaccaggacTGCGAGCAGCAAGGGAAGGTGACCAACGTGCAGGGCAACCAGTACCACGACACCCTCTGCACCACCTGCAGACTGGGGAGAAGCAACAGCACGCAGGGACCAG CTCTAGGAGACGACGACTGTGAGCAAGCCATGATAGACTTCGTGGCATACCAGAACATCCCCATCAGAAAGCTGAAGCGCCTGCAGCAAATTCTGGAGCGCTCCCCTAGGAAGCAGGCGCTGGAGAACAGGGCGGTCATCCAGGAGAAGTTCAGGGCTTTCCTCATCCACCTCAAAGAGGGGCACTACGAGGTCACCAAGGAGCTGCTGGACGCGCTGCGAGCTGCCAAGCTGCACtccatcgaggagaaggtccgcGAGCGCTTCCTCCTGGACTGA